One window of Geotoga petraea genomic DNA carries:
- a CDS encoding DUF4899 domain-containing protein — protein MDFYAIKFMSTSDLTGETFVGYIFGKKKQMPEFNVLVLNKKNLRQYELPDLNLDYIQFKSKIDQLAYEITKDKDLASNNRQFKAYFYTTLKKYGLEIIGSKLFLSVEEGDPFVIKAIVQDILYDWGGETQVKLIAQKYFYEDLTWLQAAEKEGEEGVYEYLKRGDVQNAIEVFPVIDPIDGFPIINLDVGDPLTVIRIDDESKKEKIPVHLISKEMIPGTNFLFLKIDLGEGIVGKTVVQKNLKVNVDTGKLEDARKRKEEIANGETEAKIIGDINDEFGGSKKFRGDSKLSSFDLILIMSFSIVGILLIVLIGIWLGAF, from the coding sequence ATGGACTTTTATGCAATAAAATTCATGTCTACTTCTGATTTAACGGGAGAGACATTTGTTGGGTATATTTTTGGTAAAAAAAAGCAAATGCCTGAATTTAATGTATTGGTATTAAACAAAAAAAATTTAAGACAATACGAATTACCTGATTTAAATTTGGATTACATACAATTTAAATCAAAAATAGATCAGTTAGCATATGAAATAACTAAAGACAAAGATTTGGCTTCTAATAATCGTCAATTCAAAGCTTATTTTTATACAACTTTAAAAAAATATGGATTAGAAATAATAGGTTCAAAGCTTTTTTTAAGTGTTGAAGAAGGGGACCCTTTTGTAATTAAAGCAATAGTCCAAGACATACTTTATGACTGGGGTGGGGAGACACAAGTCAAACTAATTGCCCAAAAGTATTTTTATGAAGATTTGACTTGGCTTCAAGCTGCAGAAAAAGAAGGCGAAGAAGGAGTTTATGAATATCTAAAAAGGGGAGATGTACAAAATGCAATTGAAGTATTCCCTGTTATTGATCCTATAGACGGTTTCCCTATAATTAATTTAGATGTGGGCGATCCTTTAACAGTAATAAGAATAGATGATGAAAGCAAAAAAGAAAAAATTCCAGTTCACTTAATTTCAAAAGAAATGATACCGGGAACTAATTTTCTTTTTCTAAAAATAGATTTAGGAGAAGGAATAGTTGGTAAAACAGTAGTTCAAAAGAATTTAAAAGTAAACGTAGATACAGGGAAATTGGAAGATGCTAGAAAGAGGAAAGAAGAAATAGCTAATGGTGAAACAGAAGCAAAGATTATAGGGGATATCAACGATGAATTTGGGGGCAGTAAAAAATTTAGAGGTGATTCCAAATTATCGTCTTTTGACCTTATTTTGATAATGAGTTTTTCTATTGTAGGAATTCTTCTTATAGTGTTAATAGGGATTTGGCTTGGGGCGTTTTAA
- a CDS encoding RnfABCDGE type electron transport complex subunit D gives MKLKLAAAPHFRTNDSTRKIMLDVLIALLPALIVSTWVFGVRALYIMLFSMVLAELIDFTIVKFIRKNKNYVPDLSASVTGLLLGMNLSMAVSWYHILIGVAFSIIIGKQIYGGLGQNIFNPALVGRVFMVVSFPGVMTTWIKPFYYQNVDNALSLSSIDTFTGASALGLLGNSGEEAALQTYSYMDMFLGRIPGSIGEVSALALIIGFVYLVLRGRIKITVPLSYIGTVLIISSIFYLFDPTYATPLFHILSGGLMLGALFMATDMVTSPMTKKGQLLYGAGMGLITMVIRYFGAYPEGVSFSILIMNALVPLIDLWGKPRIFGTSKKVAK, from the coding sequence ATGAAACTGAAATTGGCAGCAGCACCTCATTTTAGAACAAACGATTCAACAAGGAAGATAATGTTAGATGTATTGATAGCTCTTTTGCCAGCTTTAATAGTATCCACATGGGTATTTGGAGTCAGAGCCTTATATATCATGTTATTTTCAATGGTTTTAGCAGAATTAATTGATTTTACTATAGTAAAATTTATCAGAAAAAACAAAAATTATGTACCTGACTTATCTGCCTCAGTAACAGGTTTGTTATTGGGAATGAATTTGTCTATGGCCGTCTCCTGGTACCACATATTAATTGGTGTAGCTTTTTCAATAATTATAGGTAAACAGATATACGGAGGGTTAGGACAAAATATTTTCAACCCTGCATTAGTAGGTAGAGTTTTCATGGTGGTTTCTTTCCCAGGAGTTATGACTACTTGGATAAAACCATTTTATTATCAAAATGTAGATAATGCTTTATCATTATCTTCTATAGATACTTTCACAGGAGCTAGTGCTCTTGGCCTATTGGGAAATTCTGGAGAAGAAGCAGCACTTCAAACGTATAGTTATATGGATATGTTTCTTGGAAGAATACCAGGATCAATTGGGGAAGTTAGCGCATTAGCTTTAATTATAGGATTTGTTTACTTAGTTTTAAGAGGAAGGATAAAAATAACAGTTCCATTATCATACATAGGGACTGTTTTAATAATAAGTAGTATTTTTTATCTTTTTGATCCTACATACGCAACGCCTTTATTTCACATTCTTTCGGGTGGTTTGATGTTAGGAGCCTTATTTATGGCTACAGATATGGTTACCTCTCCTATGACTAAAAAGGGGCAATTATTATATGGGGCAGGCATGGGTTTAATTACCATGGTAATAAGGTATTTTGGTGCTTATCCAGAAGGTGTTTCTTTCTCAATATTAATAATGAATGCTTTAGTTCCTTTAATTGATTTATGGGGGAAGCCAAGAATATTTGGGACTTCAAAGAAGGTGGCTAAATAA
- a CDS encoding glucose-1-phosphate adenylyltransferase encodes MMKMLALILAGGQGTRLGVITNNLAKPAVPFGGKYRIIDFAISNCVNSGINTVGVVTQYMPHQLVSHLGIGKPWDLDIKDGGLHVLPPYLSRSDTSWYKGTADAVYQNIDFIDKYNPDVVLILSGDHVYKMDYNDIVDYHIEKDSSCTIACMEVPINEAHRFGIMVTDPFNKIIEFQEKPSEPKGTLASLGIYVFDWEYLKYLLKEDSNDPNSKHDFGNNIIPKILEEKANLFAYSYEDYWRDVGTIDSFLDSNLEILGPLPPLDIHEKRWKIYTQSEELPPAFISESSKVIKSFISEGSEIEGNVENSVIFQGVSVGKGTNIKNSVIMNNVVIGENCEINKSIIAENTVIGNNVKIGIGDFKESTIDKKIYNSEISLIGFNTIIPDNFEIGKNCVIDNNIDLNEKEFTKLESGDGIIDVF; translated from the coding sequence AAATACAGAATAATAGATTTTGCCATTAGTAATTGTGTTAATTCTGGGATAAATACAGTGGGAGTAGTAACTCAATACATGCCACATCAATTGGTGTCTCACTTAGGTATCGGAAAACCTTGGGATTTAGATATTAAAGATGGTGGGCTACATGTTTTACCTCCATATTTAAGTCGTTCAGATACTTCTTGGTACAAAGGTACAGCGGATGCTGTTTATCAAAATATAGACTTTATAGATAAATACAATCCCGATGTAGTTTTAATTCTTTCAGGGGATCATGTATATAAAATGGACTATAATGATATAGTTGATTACCATATAGAGAAAGATTCTAGTTGTACAATTGCATGCATGGAAGTACCAATAAACGAAGCTCATAGATTTGGAATAATGGTAACCGATCCATTCAATAAAATTATTGAATTTCAAGAAAAACCCTCAGAACCAAAAGGAACATTGGCTTCTTTAGGTATTTATGTTTTTGATTGGGAATATCTTAAATATTTATTAAAAGAAGATTCTAATGATCCGAATTCAAAGCATGATTTTGGAAATAATATAATTCCAAAAATATTAGAAGAAAAGGCAAATTTATTTGCATACAGTTATGAAGACTATTGGCGAGATGTAGGCACTATTGATAGTTTTTTAGATAGTAATTTAGAGATACTGGGGCCACTGCCCCCTTTGGATATTCATGAAAAAAGATGGAAAATTTACACTCAATCCGAAGAATTACCACCAGCTTTCATATCAGAGAGCTCAAAAGTTATAAAAAGTTTTATTAGTGAGGGCTCTGAGATTGAAGGTAATGTAGAAAACAGTGTAATCTTTCAAGGAGTTAGTGTAGGCAAAGGAACAAATATAAAAAATTCTGTTATAATGAATAATGTTGTAATAGGAGAAAATTGTGAGATAAATAAATCAATAATTGCGGAAAACACTGTAATAGGGAATAATGTTAAAATAGGAATTGGTGATTTTAAAGAATCCACAATCGATAAAAAAATATACAACTCAGAAATTAGTTTAATAGGATTTAATACTATAATTCCTGATAATTTTGAAATTGGTAAAAATTGTGTTATTGATAACAACATTGATTTAAACGAAAAAGAATTTACAAAATTAGAATCAGGAGATGGAATAATAGACGTCTTCTAG
- the rsxC gene encoding electron transport complex subunit RsxC, whose product MGFLSFKGGVHPPEKKELTESKEIKKAPLPDKVYMYTTNHLGAPAKIIVEPGDQVKTGQKIAEANGFISANVHSPVTGEVQSIEKMVNAGTGRKEDVIVIKRTAEDDWELIPHRENYKELEKEELINIIKEAGVVGQGGAMFPTHVKFMIPEGKKAEHIIINAAECEPYITIDDRIMKEKTREIFKGFEIIQYISNASKLYIGIESNKPEAISIMTEMAKSKANIEVKVLKTKYPQGSEKHLIKAVTNKEVPSGGLPIDVGVIVLNVSTVYAIYDAIINGKPLVERGATFTGEGVKNPGNYWYKIGTRADELINIVGLKENVEIDRILYGGPMMGIALPKIDLPTFKGNNAITVMTADEAPKEKEYPCIRCSTCVTVCPMGLQPYLLKKLTDNRDYDKAKENGLIDCIECGSCSYGCPSGIELSKSFKTAKKVIKAMSKRRG is encoded by the coding sequence ATGGGATTTTTGTCTTTTAAAGGCGGAGTACATCCTCCAGAAAAAAAGGAGCTTACAGAATCAAAAGAAATTAAAAAAGCTCCGCTTCCCGATAAAGTATATATGTATACCACAAATCATTTGGGAGCACCTGCAAAAATTATTGTTGAACCTGGAGATCAAGTGAAAACAGGTCAAAAAATTGCGGAGGCAAATGGTTTTATTTCTGCAAATGTACATTCTCCAGTCACAGGAGAAGTACAAAGTATAGAAAAGATGGTTAATGCAGGTACTGGGAGAAAAGAGGATGTAATAGTTATAAAAAGAACTGCCGAAGATGACTGGGAATTAATACCTCACAGAGAAAATTATAAAGAGTTAGAAAAAGAGGAATTAATAAACATCATAAAAGAGGCAGGAGTTGTTGGACAAGGTGGAGCTATGTTCCCTACGCATGTTAAATTCATGATACCAGAAGGGAAAAAAGCTGAGCACATTATAATAAACGCTGCTGAATGTGAGCCTTACATAACAATTGATGATAGGATTATGAAAGAAAAAACAAGGGAAATTTTCAAGGGCTTTGAAATAATCCAGTATATTAGTAATGCATCTAAATTGTATATTGGAATAGAAAGTAATAAGCCTGAAGCAATTTCTATTATGACAGAAATGGCAAAAAGTAAAGCAAATATCGAAGTAAAAGTTTTAAAAACAAAGTATCCTCAAGGATCTGAAAAACATTTAATTAAAGCAGTAACCAATAAAGAAGTACCTTCAGGAGGATTGCCAATAGATGTTGGTGTGATAGTTCTTAATGTCTCAACAGTTTATGCTATTTATGACGCAATTATAAATGGTAAGCCATTAGTAGAAAGAGGAGCCACTTTTACCGGTGAAGGGGTAAAAAATCCTGGCAACTATTGGTATAAAATTGGAACAAGGGCAGATGAACTAATAAATATTGTGGGATTAAAAGAAAATGTAGAAATAGATAGAATTTTATATGGAGGACCAATGATGGGGATTGCTTTGCCTAAGATAGATTTACCTACTTTTAAAGGTAATAATGCAATAACAGTTATGACAGCAGACGAAGCCCCAAAAGAAAAAGAATATCCTTGTATAAGATGTTCTACCTGTGTTACCGTTTGTCCAATGGGATTACAGCCATATTTATTAAAAAAATTAACTGATAATAGGGATTATGATAAAGCTAAAGAAAATGGCTTAATTGATTGTATCGAATGTGGTTCATGTTCTTATGGGTGCCCTTCTGGAATAGAGCTCTCTAAGAGTTTCAAAACAGCTAAAAAAGTTATCAAAGCAATGAGCAAAAGGAGGGGTTGA
- a CDS encoding radical SAM protein — MKVSYATAVMLGIKKGKLNFEMPTAYLMVGEKCIYNCSFCSQAREAQGNNDHLSRITWPNINYEKFIEKFDSTKFKRVCLQVVSSVGYEEELKLLLEYLKSKDILVSVSIRPKNEEEVENLFNNYNIDNMGISTDVPEKNLFEKIRGTKYDKHMEILINSSKKFLHKVTTHVIVGLGETDLDIVKFILRMKKNMINVSLFAFTPIKGTKFENKETPSLERYRKIQYAKEIIDNYKVKIEEFIFDEKGNLKELPGYNIDKEEAIKTSGCTWCNRPYYNDSPNKTFYNIPKVRTFKEG; from the coding sequence TTGAAAGTTTCCTATGCGACAGCAGTTATGTTGGGAATAAAAAAAGGAAAATTAAACTTTGAAATGCCTACAGCATATTTAATGGTCGGTGAAAAATGCATTTATAATTGTTCTTTCTGTTCTCAAGCAAGGGAAGCACAAGGAAATAATGATCATCTTTCAAGAATAACTTGGCCTAATATAAATTATGAAAAATTTATAGAAAAGTTTGATTCAACAAAGTTTAAAAGAGTATGCTTGCAAGTAGTTTCTTCAGTAGGATATGAAGAAGAATTAAAACTTTTATTAGAATATTTAAAAAGTAAAGACATATTGGTATCAGTTTCTATAAGGCCAAAAAATGAAGAAGAAGTAGAAAATTTGTTCAATAACTACAATATAGATAATATGGGCATATCTACAGACGTTCCAGAAAAAAATTTGTTCGAAAAAATTAGAGGAACTAAATACGATAAGCATATGGAAATATTGATTAATTCTTCAAAAAAGTTTTTACACAAAGTTACCACACATGTAATAGTTGGACTTGGTGAAACAGATTTAGATATAGTAAAATTTATTTTGAGAATGAAGAAAAATATGATTAATGTAAGTCTTTTTGCTTTTACTCCCATTAAAGGTACTAAATTTGAAAATAAAGAAACACCTTCTTTAGAAAGATACAGAAAAATTCAGTATGCAAAAGAAATTATCGATAATTATAAAGTAAAAATTGAAGAATTCATTTTTGATGAAAAAGGTAATTTAAAAGAATTACCTGGTTATAATATAGATAAGGAAGAGGCAATAAAAACATCTGGGTGTACTTGGTGTAATAGACCTTATTATAATGATTCACCTAATAAAACATTTTACAATATACCAAAAGTTAGAACTTTCAAGGAGGGCTAA